A stretch of Lactuca sativa cultivar Salinas chromosome 6, Lsat_Salinas_v11, whole genome shotgun sequence DNA encodes these proteins:
- the LOC111904199 gene encoding uncharacterized mitochondrial protein AtMg00810-like, which produces MTFFLGLEVQQQKSGISICQSKYIADMLVKYSLSDCKPASTPVSKTDKLHADPTGTDVNHSLYRGMIGSLLYITAIRPDIVFGTILCARFQANPMESHLIAVKRIFRYLKGTQNLELWYPRGSALELFGYTDSDYAGCNLDKKSTSGGCHFLGKRLISWSSKKQSSVAISIVEAEYVATGRCCAQLLWI; this is translated from the coding sequence atgacctttttcttaggtcttgaggtTCAGCAACAAAAATCAGGTATCTCAATTTGTCAAAGTAAATATATTGCTGACATGCTTGTTAAGTACTCTCTCAGCGACTGCAAACCGGCCTCTACTCCGGTGTCCAAGACTGATAAGCTACATGCTGATCCCACCGGCACTGATGTTAATCACTCTctttatcgaggaatgattggatctcttctCTACATCACTGCAATTCGCCCTGATATCgtgtttggaaccattctctgtgctagattccaagctaatcccatGGAGTCTCATCTCATTGCAGTTAAACGCATCTTTCGATACTTAAAGGGCACTCAGAACTTGGAACTGTGGTACCCTCGTGGCTCAGCACTTGAACTCTTTGGATACACTGATTCTGACTATGCAGGATGCAACTTAGACAAGAAGAGCACGTCAGGTGGGTGTCATTTCCTTGGAAAGCGACTaatcagctggtctagcaagaaaCAAAGCTCAGTAGCTATCTCCATTgtagaagctgagtatgttgcaactgggagatgttgtgctcaaCTCTTATGGATTTAG